A genomic region of Larus michahellis chromosome 25, bLarMic1.1, whole genome shotgun sequence contains the following coding sequences:
- the LOC141734834 gene encoding microtubule-associated protein 1 light chain 3 gamma-like, whose protein sequence is MQPGDTSSRPFKQRKSLATRMHEVTEIRIKYPNKIPVVVERYQKEKTLPPLNRTKFLVSQDLPLSQFAVTLRTRLCLASSQTFYLLVNNKGLPNMAVTMQELYRDNKDEDGFLYLTYASQEMFGSSSSCGFLTTQPPAATTTVSSGLLVSGLQCCHVSLLPLPEAPRS, encoded by the exons ATGCAGCCAGGCGACACCAGCTCTCGCCCGTTCAAGCAGAGGAAAAGCCTCG ccACCAGGATGCACGAAGTGACAGAGATCCGGATAAAATATCCCAACAAGATCCCG GTGGTTGTGGAGCGCTACCAGAAGGAGAAGACCTTGCCCCCCTTGAACAGGACCAAGTTTCTGGTGTCCCAGGACCTGCCCCTGTCCCAGTTTGCTGTCACCCTGCG GACACGGCTCTGCCTGGCCTCCTCCCAGACCTTCTACCTGCTGGTGAACAACAAAGGGTTGCCCAACATGGCCGTCACCATGCAGGAGCTGTACCGTGACAACAAGGATGAGGACGGCTTTCTCTACCTGACCTACGCCTCCCAGGAGATGTTCGGCAGCTCTTCCTCCTGCGGCTTCTTGACCACGCAAccccctgctgccaccaccaccgtGTCCTCGGGGCTGCTCGTCTCAGGACTCCAATGCTG ccacGTGTCCCTTCTACCGCTGCCGGAGGCTCCGCGCTCTTGA